One Festucalex cinctus isolate MCC-2025b chromosome 3, RoL_Fcin_1.0, whole genome shotgun sequence DNA window includes the following coding sequences:
- the tmpob gene encoding thymopoietin b has product MAEFLEDPSVLTKDKLKNELAANNVALPSGEHKKEVYVQLYLKNLTAQNNKSSPPADIFSSDDDEMPTPVVSNKSRSGRKATKKTDKPRFEVEVTELTDDDLRSHLAKYGVDVGPVVASSRKLYEKKLQKLLEEALADADAPADVTVLPKADANQNGNTNSDQYSDKEDEETGHTEAEPVPVVEKAVRSRGKTPVTVRTGSRRQTKVVEEVAVAEGTPLKISESVVEDILANEISTPTGFSASCRRPIRGAAGRPLKASDYWLDESRVRYSVRTENRSYSESFSRGAGVAASPPAIGKAPARRRRVLAFLLKLTLLLVALACGALYLVYNHAEAAGFLPDGVLESLRDVAQNVSAYLGLGDK; this is encoded by the exons atggcgGAATTCCTGGAAGACCCGTCGGTTCTGACGAAAGACAAGTTGAAGAACGAACTGGCGGCGAACAACGTGGCGCTGCCGAGCGGCGAGCACAAGAAAGAAGTGTACGTGCAGCTCTATTTGAAGAACTTGACGGCGCAGAACAACAAGAGCAGCCCGCCCGCCGACATCTTCTCCAGCGACGACGACGAGATGCCCACCCCGGTGGTCTCCAACAAAAGCCGATCCGGGAGA AAAGCCACCAAAAAGACGGACAAGCCTCGCTTCGAGGTGGAGGTGACGGAACTCACCGATGACGACCTGAGATCGCATCTAGCCAAGTATGGGGTCGACGTGGGTCCCGTCGTGG CCTCGTCGCGCAAACTGTACGAGAAGAAGCTGCAGAAGCTTCTGGAAGAGGCGTTGGCAGATGCCGACGCCCCCGCCgacgtcaccgtcctccccaaAGCCGACGCCAACCAGAACGGCAACACCAACTCCGACCAGTACAGCGACAAGGAAGATG AGGAAACTGGCCACACCGAAGCCGAGCCAGTCCCCGTCGTGGAGAAGGCCGTGCGCAGCCGAGGGAAAACTCCGGTCACGGTGCGGACCGGCAGCAGACGGCAAACCAAG GTGGTGGAGGAGGTAGCGGTCGCTGAAGGAACTCCCCTCAAGATCAGCGAGAGCGTGGTGGAAGATATCCTGGCCAACGAAATCAGCACGCCGACGGGCTTCAG CGCCTCCTGCAGGCGTCCCATCCGAGGAGCGGCGGGCCGACCGCTCAAGGCCAGCGACTACTGGCTGGACGAGTCGCGCGTGCGCTACAGCGTCCGCACCGAGAACCGCTCCTACTCCGAGTCCTTCTCCAGGGGGGCGGGCGTGGCGGCCTCGCCGCCCGCCATCGGCAAAGCCCCGGCGCGCCGCCGCCGCGTCCTCGCCTTCCTGTTGAAGCTCACCCTCCTCCTTGTGGCGCTGGCGTGCGGCGCGCTTTACCTGGTCTACAACCACGCGGAGGCGGCGGGCTTCCTCCCGGACGGCGTGCTGGAGAGTTTACGCGACGTGGCCCAGAATGTCAGCGCCTACCTGGGCCTCGGCGACAAGTGA